The DNA region TACTCGCTCGGCAACGCACCGAAGCGCCCCTCGATCTCGGTGCGCGCACGCGTGTTGGGTGCCGCGGCGACCTCGGCGACGAGTTTGAGCACGCGGTCGAACACCTCGTCGAAGTCGACGGTCTGCGAGAGGCCGCTGGCGAGCGTGTCGTGCACGACGGCGATCGATTCCACCCGACGCATGGCCTGCGTCAGCGCCTCGCGCGCGTCGTCGGATCGTGTACGCCGTGCCTGGATGCGCAGCAGCGACGCCACGGTCTGCAGGTTGTTCTTGACCCGGTGGTGGATCTCGCGGATCGTGGCGTCCTTGGTGATGAGCTCCTGCTCCTGATGACGCAGCTCGGAGACGTCGCGGCACAGCACGATCGCACCGAGCCTGACGCCATGATCCTTCAGCGGGATGGCGCGCAGCGAGACCGTCACCCCGCGCGCCTCCACGTCCGTCCGCCACGGAGCGCGCCCGGTGACGACGACCGGCAGCGATTCGTCCACCTGATGCGACGGCGGGAGGATCTGAGTGGTCACCTCGGCCAGCGACTCCCCCTCCAGCTCGTCGTCGAAGCCCATCCGGTTGAAGGCCGACAGCGCGTTGGGACTGGCGAAGGTGCTGATCCCATCGACGTCGAGACGGATGAGTCCATCGGAGGCCCGCGGCGCGCCGCGGCGCGGGGCGGTGGGCGCGGACAGGTCCGGGAACTCGCCCGAGGAGATCATCCGGAACAGATCGTTGGCGCACTCGTCGAAGCTGATCTGCTGTCGGGAGGGCATCCGCGCCTCGCCGAGGTTGGTGTGCCGTGTCAGCACGCCGAGGACGACGTGCTCCTCCTCGTTGCGGATGATCGGCACTGCGCGCACACGAGTGGGCGTCTCCTCGAACCAGTCGGGAGAGGATGAGTCCACGATCTCTCCGGTCTCGAACGCGGCCTGCACCTGGGTCCGCCATTGCGGTCTGACCTTCTCGCCGACGATGTCGCGATAGAACAGCGTCGCCGCGCCGCTGGGCCGGGAGTGGGTGACAGCGATGAAGGAGTCGTCCGCGGTCTGGATCCAGATGACGATGTCGGCCGAGGCGAGATCCGCGAGAAGCTGTCCGTCGCCTGCGAGACGGTGCAGCCACTCGACGTCGGCGTCGCTGAGGATGCCCTGGGCGTGTGCGATATCACTGAGCGTTGACACTCACTCAGACTACTGGGGCTCGTCCTCGCCCCGGCACACCGTGGGGCGGCGCCGCGCAGGCGGCACCATGCGGACGGCGCGGCGCGGGAAGTGCTGCCCAGGCTGTTCAGAGCACTGCGAAGGAGCTCGCCCGCCAGCGCCCGTCGAGACCCTCCAGGCGCACCGCCACCGCCCTCGTGCGTCCCGGCCCGGCGACGACCACCACGGCCTCGACGATGCCGTCGGCGGGCTCGGTGACGCGCATCGACAGGATCCGGAAGGCGGGGCGGCTCGGGGCGATGCCTCGGGCGCTTCGTGCGCGCGCCGAGAGGCTCGCGCGCGCGGCCAGCGCGCGGAACGCGTCCTCACTGAGCCAACGTGCCAGCTGGTCGACCTTCCTCGCCCCGGCGAGCACCTCCAGCGCGCCGTTCGTGAGACTTCGCAGCAGGGGAATCGGATCCGGAAGAAGCGCCGCAGAGGTCGGCTGTGCTGCGAAGTACTCGGTCAACGTCATCGTCATCTTCTCGCGATCCCCCCGGGTCGTGACAGTTCAAGCATCGAATCATCCGGTTACGAACTCCTTTGCAGTACAGCACGATGAGCCGGCCGGTGGAAGGGGAGCACGGTGATCTGTGGATAACTCGAACGCGCCCCGCGCCGGTGCCCTACGCTCGGGCGAGTGGAATGGGATCACCTCTTCGCCGACCTCGAGGGCCAGCTCGCGGCCGAGTGGGAGGCCGAGCGCGCGGCGCTGGACGCCGAGTCCGAGCGACTGCGCATCTCCCGCCTGACGCTGCGCGACAGACTGCGTGCGGTTCCCCGTGACCCCGCGCGCCTGTCCATCGAGATCATGGATGGAGACACCTGGGACTGCACGCTTCGCGTGATCGGAGCGGACTGGATCGGCGTGTCGATGCGCACCGACCCGAGGCTGCGGATCCTGCCTGTGCAGGGGATCGGGGCGGTGTCCGTCGACCACGGCGCACTGCTGTCCTCACTGAGCGAGGACGGCACCGCACCCCGCGACGGCGATGCGCTGCGGGAGCGCATGACCCTGGGGTTCGTCCTGCGAGACCTCGCGCGGCGCCGCAGCCCGGTCACGATCGCTCGTCGCGGCGCTGACCCTCAGCACGGCACGATCGACCGTGCGGGCGCGGATCACCTCGATCTCGCACTGCACGATCCCGGTGAGGTGCGCCGCACGCGCTCCGTGCGCGGCTTCCGGATCATCCCCTTCGGGATGCTCGTGTGGGTCCGCATGGAGAGCGGGGACTCCACCGCAGCCTGAGCGCGGGGACGGATGCCGCACATGCCCGTCGTGGAGAAGCCGGCCGGTGCCGCATGACGTCCTGCGACGTCAGTCGCGACGATAGGGCGCGGGCCCCCACAGCTCCGGGAAGCTCGCGTCGTTGGCCTGGCGCCACAGCGCCTGACGGCGGGCGTCCTCGGACTGCTCCTCGAGGTAGTCGGCCAGGCTCGCCTCCTCGATCCGCCAGCGCGGCGGAGATCCGAGCTCTGCCCCGCGCAGCCGTCCCTCGTGCACGAGGGCGATGACTTCATCGACCTCGATGCTCAGCAGCTCGGCGACCTGTGCGGGTGCAAGGAAGCGAGGCGCCTTGTCGGATGCTTCGGGCATGCGTACATTCTGCCCCGGACCGGCGCTTCGCGCCTCTGGGAATCCTCCCTGTGGATAACTTCTCGGTCACGAACTCGGAATCTGTGAGCATGTGTGCATGACGTCCTCACGCACCCGTCGGCCGTTCTTCGGTGATCCGCGCTTCCTGATCGGCATCGCCCTCGTCGTGGTCTCCATCGCGGGTGTCTGGCTGCTCATCTCCTCGTCTCGGCAGACGAGCCCGATCCTGCAGACCGTCCGCACGATCCTCCCGGGTGAGACGGTCACCTCGACCGACGTCCAGGTGGTCGAGGCCGGCCTCGGCGGCCTCGAGAGGACCTACCTCGCCCCGCAGGACCTCGAGTCGGGTTCGATCGCGACCAGGACACTGCCGAAGGGCGAGCTCGTGCCGAGGTCGGGCGTCGGCGACGAGCGGACCTCCCACACGACGACCGTGGTGGTCAGCAGCACGTCGATCCCCGACGATGTCCGCACCGGGGCCGCCGTGGAGCTGTGGCACGCGCCGATGCTCGAAGACGGTCGCACACCGGACGCCCCGCGCGTGCTCGTCGGCGACGCGGTCGTGGCTCGTGTGACCGAGGACGAGGCCATGCTCACTCAGTCCGGCACGGAGGTGGAGCTCGTCATCGACCGCGCCGACGTGCCCGAGGTGCTCACGGCCATCGCCGGCGGGTCGTTGATCTCGGTGATCCCGGCAGGAGCGGGATCATGACGCGCGTGATCGTCTGCGCCGAGGGCGACGACGCGGCGATGCTCGCCTCCGACCTCGAGCTCGAGGGCGCCGAAGTCCTGCGTCTCGACGCCGCCGACCTGCCGCGTGCGGGGCTGGACGGTGTCGACGCGCTGCTGCTCGCACCAACCCGTGCAACGCTGACCGCCGAGCTCCTCGCCCGATGCGACAGAGCAGGAGTGCGTGTGGTCCCGGTCGGAGCCGCGCCGTCGCGGACCGTCGCGCGCTTCGGGCTGCCCGCTCCCCTCCCGTTCGAGACGCCTGCCGCGCACGTGCTGCGCACGCTCTCGGCGCCACCCGCCGCCGCTCCCCGGCCGGGCGGTCCTCCTTCGCGCATCATCGCGGTGTGGGGGCCGCACGGCGCGCCAGGACGGTCGACGATCGCCGTCCAGCTCGCCGTCGAGCTCTCCCGCTCGGGCCGGCGCACCGCGCTCGTGGATGCCGACAGCGTCGCCCCGTCACTGGCCCTCCAGCTGGGCCTCGACGACGACGCACCGGGTCTGGCGGCCGCCTGCCGTCGCGCAGAGCTGGGCGGCCTCGACGTCTCCGAGCTCTCCCGACTGGCGACCCCCGTGGAGACCTCGGGCGGGATCGTGGACGTGCTCCGCGGCCTGAACCGGCCCAGCCGCTGGCCGGAGCTGGGAGCGGCACGCGTGCGCACCGCGCTGAGCGTCTGCCGTTCCTGGGCGCAGGACACGGTCGTCGACGTCGCAGCCGAACTCGAGCTCGACGACGACCTCGGCCCGGGCGCACCCTCCCGTCACGCGGCGACGACCGCCGCCCTTCTCGAGGCCGACATCGTCGTGGCCGTGCTCTCCGCCGATCCGCTCGGGGTGAGCAGATTCGTCCGCGCGCACGCCGAGCTGCGTCACCTGCTGGGCGGCACGCCCGTCTCCGTCGTCGCCAACCGCGTCCGCACAGGCCCGCTGGGCATCGACGTGCGGGGGCAGATCCGTCGCACGCTGGACCGTTTCGCCGGCATCGGTGAAGTCGCCTTCGTCCCGGAGGATCAACGCGCGGCGGACGCCGCCGCGCTGCACGCCCGGGTCATCGCCGACGTCGCTCCGCGCTCCCAGCTGGTCAGCGCAGTGCACCGCCTGAGCACCGCACTGGGGCCGCGCGAGAAGGTCACTGCCGATAGCTCGCGAGGAAGTTCCCGAGCCGTTCGACGGCCTCGCTGAGCACACGCGCCTCCGGAAGCGTCACCACCCGCAGGTGATCCGGCGTCGCCCAGTTGAAGCCCGTCCCCTGCACGAGCAGGATCTTCTCCGCGACCAGCAGGTCGTAGACCAGTTTCGCGTCATCA from Microbacterium soli includes:
- a CDS encoding sensor histidine kinase translates to MSTLSDIAHAQGILSDADVEWLHRLAGDGQLLADLASADIVIWIQTADDSFIAVTHSRPSGAATLFYRDIVGEKVRPQWRTQVQAAFETGEIVDSSSPDWFEETPTRVRAVPIIRNEEEHVVLGVLTRHTNLGEARMPSRQQISFDECANDLFRMISSGEFPDLSAPTAPRRGAPRASDGLIRLDVDGISTFASPNALSAFNRMGFDDELEGESLAEVTTQILPPSHQVDESLPVVVTGRAPWRTDVEARGVTVSLRAIPLKDHGVRLGAIVLCRDVSELRHQEQELITKDATIREIHHRVKNNLQTVASLLRIQARRTRSDDAREALTQAMRRVESIAVVHDTLASGLSQTVDFDEVFDRVLKLVAEVAAAPNTRARTEIEGRFGALPSEYATPLALALTEVVTNAVEHGLAGQEGVVRITAARTSEQLRVTVTDTGHGLTEGKVGQGLGTQIVRTLIQGELSGTIEWTGAEGQGTQVTIEIPLRWIAM
- a CDS encoding AAA family ATPase; translated protein: MTRVIVCAEGDDAAMLASDLELEGAEVLRLDAADLPRAGLDGVDALLLAPTRATLTAELLARCDRAGVRVVPVGAAPSRTVARFGLPAPLPFETPAAHVLRTLSAPPAAAPRPGGPPSRIIAVWGPHGAPGRSTIAVQLAVELSRSGRRTALVDADSVAPSLALQLGLDDDAPGLAAACRRAELGGLDVSELSRLATPVETSGGIVDVLRGLNRPSRWPELGAARVRTALSVCRSWAQDTVVDVAAELELDDDLGPGAPSRHAATTAALLEADIVVAVLSADPLGVSRFVRAHAELRHLLGGTPVSVVANRVRTGPLGIDVRGQIRRTLDRFAGIGEVAFVPEDQRAADAAALHARVIADVAPRSQLVSAVHRLSTALGPREKVTADSSRGSSRAVRRPR
- a CDS encoding helix-turn-helix domain-containing protein, which translates into the protein MPEASDKAPRFLAPAQVAELLSIEVDEVIALVHEGRLRGAELGSPPRWRIEEASLADYLEEQSEDARRQALWRQANDASFPELWGPAPYRRD
- a CDS encoding Rv3235 family protein produces the protein MTLTEYFAAQPTSAALLPDPIPLLRSLTNGALEVLAGARKVDQLARWLSEDAFRALAARASLSARARSARGIAPSRPAFRILSMRVTEPADGIVEAVVVVAGPGRTRAVAVRLEGLDGRWRASSFAVL